In Leptospira ellinghausenii, the following proteins share a genomic window:
- the panB gene encoding 3-methyl-2-oxobutanoate hydroxymethyltransferase, which produces MKNIILQYKKKYDVGEPISVITCYDYTFATLFNRTDVDCLLVGDSLGMVIQGNQSTLPVTLDEIIYHTKAVCKGAPDKTIIADLPFLSYQTSIEEGIRSAGRVLKETNASCVKLEGDSDFIIELTKRMTESGIPVFAHLGLTPQSVHTLGGHRVQGKTEAARNKMIRKSREIAEAGAFALLLEMVPESLGKEITESIRIPTIGIGAGKYTSGQVLVMQDLLGLNEDFHPKFLKKFGNLSGAVKEAVNAYHKEVTKREYPSEAHVFLDQ; this is translated from the coding sequence ATGAAAAACATTATTCTACAGTATAAAAAGAAATACGATGTTGGGGAACCAATCTCTGTCATCACCTGCTATGATTATACCTTTGCGACTCTTTTTAATCGCACCGATGTGGATTGCCTGCTTGTAGGTGATTCTCTCGGAATGGTCATCCAAGGGAACCAGTCCACACTTCCCGTTACACTGGATGAAATCATCTACCACACGAAGGCGGTTTGTAAAGGGGCTCCTGACAAAACGATCATTGCTGATTTGCCATTTTTGTCCTACCAAACCTCCATCGAAGAAGGCATTCGTTCCGCCGGCCGAGTGTTAAAAGAAACCAATGCTTCCTGTGTGAAATTGGAAGGGGACTCTGACTTTATCATCGAACTCACAAAACGGATGACCGAATCAGGAATCCCCGTGTTTGCCCATTTGGGACTCACCCCACAATCGGTACATACTCTTGGAGGACACCGTGTCCAAGGGAAAACAGAAGCGGCACGGAACAAAATGATCCGTAAATCTAGAGAAATTGCGGAAGCTGGTGCCTTTGCGTTATTACTCGAGATGGTGCCCGAATCTCTTGGAAAAGAAATCACAGAATCCATTCGGATTCCTACCATTGGAATTGGAGCTGGAAAATACACTTCAGGCCAAGTCCTTGTGATGCAAGACTTACTGGGACTCAATGAAGATTTCCATCCGAAGTTTTTAAAGAAATTTGGGAACTTAAGTGGTGCTGTGAAAGAAGCTGTGAATGCCTATCACAAGGAAGTGACGAAAAGAGAGTATCCTTCCGAAGCCCATGTGTTTTTAGATCAATAA